GCCTTCGTCCTGCCGGTCGCGGTCGCGGTGGCACCCGATGGCCGGATCGCGGTCGCCGATATGGGGCGGCGCTGTGTGCATCTCTACCTGCCGGAGGGGGGCAAGGCCAGGGGGACAGCCGGAGGTTCGACCGGCAAGCGCCCGGAAGAGTCCGGGCCGTCGTCTCGAAAGCGTCCGGAAGAATCCGGGATGTCGTCTCGAAAGCGTCCGGAAGAATCCGGACGCTATGTCCAGCTCACCGGGAGCGCCGCGGAGCCGATCGTCTCGCCGATCGGGCTGGCGTTCGACGACCGCTCGCAGCTCTTTCTCACCGACTCTTCGGGCAAGGTCTTCGGCTTCGACGCCGAGGGCGGGCTCCTCTGGGTCAGCCGGAGTTCCGGCGAGACTCCGTGGCAGCGACCCACCGGCCTCGCCTTCAGCCCGGAGAGGCGCCTGCTCTACGTCGTCGATACCCTCGCGCACCGCGTCGTCGGGCTGCGCACCGACGGTAGTTTCGAGCTCGCTTTCGGCGGACGCGGTGAGGGCGTCGAGAGCTTCAACTTTCCGACCCACATCTTTCGTGCGAGCTCCCCGGAGGGTGGCGTCCTCTACGTCACCGACACGCTCAACTTCCGGATCAGCGCCTTCGACGAAAGCGGCAAACCGCTCGGCGTCTTCGGCCGGCACGGCGATGGCTCGGGCGATCTCGCGATGCCCAAGGGTCTGGCCGCGGACCGCGACGGCGTGCTCTACGTCGCCGACGGCATCTTCGACAACGTGCAGCTGTTCGACCGGGCGGGGGAGTTCCTCCTCACGCTCGGCCGCCGCGGGACCGGGCCGGGCGAGTTCTGGCTCCCTTCGGGAGTCTTCGTGAGCCCGGAGGGCGAGCTCTACGTCGCCGACACCTACAATCGGAGGGTGCAGGTCTTCCGCCTCCAGGAGGGTTATGTCGCCAGCGGCTCCTGAACGGCGTCCGCGCCGCGTCGCGCTGCTTCTGCTGGCCTGCGGCTTCGCGGGGCTCGCGGGGATGCAAGGCACACCTCCCCTCCCCGCCCAGACCGTCGGCGGGATGCAGGACACCAAGCACAATCTTTCGGTGACCGGCCCGGGTCCGATCACCGCCCAGGGCGAGACCCGCATCTGCATCTTCTGTCACACGCCGCACAACGCTGCGCCCGACTCTCCGCTGTGGAACCGCGAGATCGAACCGCAGGCTTACACGGTCTACGCCAGCCCGACACTCGGGGCCGGCGTCCTCCCGCAGCCCTCCGGTCCGACCAAGCTCTGTCTGACCTGCCACGACGGCACCGTCGCCATGGGGGCCGTGCTCAATCCGCCCGGCGGCATCGCGATGAGCGGCAGCGACAACCTGCCGCCGGGGAGCCTCTCGGATTTCGGCCTCGATCTCTCGGGGCACCATCCGGTCTCGTTCTCCTACAGCGCGTCGCTGCCCAACCTCGAGCTTCAGCCGCTGCCGCCGGACGAGCTCACCTTCGGCAACGGCGACGAGCTCCACTGCTCGACCTGCCACGACCCGCACAACGACGAGTTCGGCCGTTTCCTGGTCAAGGACAACCGCGGATCGGCGCTCTGCATCACCTGCCACCAGATGACCGACTGGGCGAGCTCGGCGCACGCGACCTCTTCCGAATCGGTGGGCAGCATCCTGCCGCGGCCGCCACGGAGCTGGCCGGACTACGACGAGCTCCGCGACTGGGGCTGCGAGTCCTGTCACACGCCGCACTTCGCGGCCACCGCCGAGCAGCTGCTGATCTTCTCGGACGCTCCACCGGCCCCGTTCAGCTGCACCAGCTGCCACAGCGCGGATCCGACCGACCCGCCGCATCTCGCCGGCGCGCCCGCCGGAGTCGCCGGTGCTGGACGCAGGGCGGGCATGGGAGGGATGGCCGTCGGGGCCGGGGCCGGACGAGCGGACATCGCCGGCCAGGTCGGGAAGTTCTCGGCCCACCCGGAATCGGCGCGGCTGCCCTCGGGGCTGCCGCGCGGCCGCGGCGTCGGGGCGCGCACCGACTTGACGAGTGTCGGCTGCGCCGACTGCCACAATCCGCACATGGCGAACGATCAGCAGGCGGAGCTGCCGTACGTCTCGGGCGCGACGCGCGGGGTACCGGGCGTCGACCGCAATGGCGCCGAGGTCGCGACCGCGACCTACGAATACGAGATCTGCTTCCGCTGCCACGGCGACAACACGCCGGACGCGGAGTACATCCCGCGCGTCGTCGGGAGCACGAACACACGGCTCGACTTCGACGCCGGCAACCCGTCGTTTCATCCGGTGGTCGAGATGGGTCGCGGCACCGACGTGCCGAGCATTCCGTCGGCGCTCGAGCCACGCCTCACGCCCTCCGACCAGATCGGCTGCACCTCCTGCCATGCCGACGACGAGGGCGGCTCGCGCGGGCCACACGGGTCGGACTTCGCGCCGATCCTGAAGGAGCGTTACGAGACGATCGACGGCACCGGCGAAAGCTACGAGAGCTACGCCCTCTGCTATCGCTGCCACGAGCGCACCAGCATCCTCGCCGACGAGAGCTTTAGGACCCGCGCCTTCCGCACCACGCCTTCGGGCGGCGGTCACAGCGGGCATCTGGCCGCCGGCGCCCCCTGCTCGGCCTGCCACGATCCGCACGGCGTCGCCGTGGGCGGCAACGAGGCCTTCAACCCCTCCGGCGACCACACCCACCTGATCAACTTCGACACCCAGATCGTCGCGCCGGTCGAAGGCGCCAACTTCCCCGCCTTCAAGGACACCGGCTCGCGGTCGGGCACCTGCACCCTGACCTGCCACGGCGTCAACCACCTGCAGACCGCCTATCCCTGACCCGGACCCGCTCCTGGGGACACATTGCGGCCGCTCCGTGGTCGCGACGACCAGCGTCCGTCGCAGCCGCTATGTGTCCCCTGTCGCGCGGCGTCTTCGCAGGCTCGCCGGCAGACGTCGCTCGTTGGGCACTCTGGCACTCGGGATCCAAAGCGGGCTCCTATTTGAGGCGTGGTCGCCCACTTTGGATCCCGAGCGCCGGAGCGCCCCCTGTCACCCGCCGTGAAGTCTGCTAGATTTTTCGCCTTCGACCGGAGGCTGCGCCCGCATGCTCACGGAACCCAAGGCCGCCGCCGCCTTTCTCGCGGCGCTGCTCGCGAAGGACTTCGCCGGACTCGCGGCGGCTCTCGACCCGGCGGTCCGCTTTCGGGCGCTGGCGCCGGGAGAGGCCGTGGCGGTCGAATCGGCCGCGGAAGCGGCCGGGGCCTTCGCGCGCTGGTTCGGCGACAAGGAGGCACTCGAGCTCGTCGCCTGCGAGGCCGGCGCGATCGGCGACCGGACGCAAGTGCGCTATCGCCTGCGGCTGCAGCGCAAGGGCGAGCCGCTGGTCGTCGAGCAGGTCCTCTGCGGAGACCTCGACGGGGAGCGCTTCGCAACACTCGATCTGCTCTGCTCCGGCTTCCGTCCCGCCGGCGCCGCACCCGCAGAGGGTGAGGTCCATCGCTTCGACGCCGGCGACCTCGGCTGCGGCACCGGCCTGCCGCGCGAGTTCCGCGCGCGGCTGGAACAGATTC
The window above is part of the Thermoanaerobaculia bacterium genome. Proteins encoded here:
- a CDS encoding sulfurtransferase TusA family protein, coding for MLTEPKAAAAFLAALLAKDFAGLAAALDPAVRFRALAPGEAVAVESAAEAAGAFARWFGDKEALELVACEAGAIGDRTQVRYRLRLQRKGEPLVVEQVLCGDLDGERFATLDLLCSGFRPAGAAPAEGEVHRFDAGDLGCGTGLPREFRARLEQIPLGHRLEVATRDPAAREDLPALARMLGQKVLVIDSHAGGEVIIVVERTK